The nucleotide window AATATGACAAAAGGAATGTCTGGACGGGATTTGAAAGAAAAAATCTTAAAAACATCACTTCACCATGCAATAGCTAATGATTCGAACACCATTACTATGAAAGATATTGATTATGCCATCAAATCTTGTAAAATTAAAAACAGTGAAGTGAAAGGAATGTTTGAATAAATCCCTATTATTTTTTTTAAAAAAATAAACACAAGATATATATAATAAAACATCATATATAAACATAACCAACACCAATGTGATTTAAATGAAAAATTTTAACCCGAATATACAAGAAGCAAGTTTTTTTAAAAATTTACTGCATTTACTGCAAAGAAATGAATATATCAGATTAAAACATGATATAATGCCAAAACCACATGATAGCAAAGTTAAGCAAAATTACAAAAACAATTTTTCAATATGGTTCTCAAGGATATGTCTAAACAATGATGAAAAAATATATTATTTTGGATTAAAAGAAACAGAAAAGTTTAAAAAATATAAACCGAAGCCAAAATTAATATTGAAATTTAATAATAATCCTGAAAAATCATCTATTAAAATTTCAAAAAATAATTCTGTCTCGTTTTTAATCAAAATAGACCCCAAATCTCATATTTATAAAAAAATACGGGAAAAATTTGTCATATCTCGTCCTATTAATAATGAAGAATACTTTAAAGATAATTATTATTATGTAAAAGTTGGTCATTTAACTTCTAAAAAAATAATTAAAAATATTAAAAAGTTATGCGAATTAGTTGATAATTCCAGCGATTTTAACAAAGAATTAGAAAAATCCAACTTAATAAGACCACAAGAGATATTTACAAATGAAACAATTAAAAATAATATTATTAAAGGTGTTGAACCCATATTAGAATATGCTAATGGCTATTGTGTCAAAGAAGGAATGACTTTAGATGGAAAAAAACATAAAAAAGGATCATTTAAAAAAAGACGGAATAATGAAGGTGGTGGAGGTAAAAAAGGATTTGGATTCAAACCTGAATCTTTAAATCATGAAATAGATTGGAGTGAAATAAATGAATCTCTTGAAAAGGATGTTTTAGGAGATTATTAATACAAAACATTATTCACAGAAAATATACTCAACTGCAGAGAGAACATCCTCATTATCCTCTTTTGCAGCACTTTTTATTTTTTGAGAAATATCAAAAAAAATCTTATTAACAATAGAATTTGTTAAATTATTTAATATTTTAGCACTATCATCTACATCAGATAATTTTGAAGCAGCTTTTTTAGTTTCATCTTGTCTTATTTTTTCCATAGATACTCTTAAATTAGCTAGTGTTCCTTCAACTTCCATTATTTTGAAAGACCCTTTAAGTAAATTAAACTCATCTTCGATGATATCTTCTGCTTCACAAAACTCATTAATTCTAAGTTGAGTATTTTCATCTGCAATGTCTCGTAAATCATCTATATTGAATAATTTAACTCCTAATTCAGCAACATCCTCTGAAACATCACGTGGATTTGCAATATCAACAATCATCAAATTAGAATAATCCATATTAATAGTTAAAAGACGTTCTTTAGTTAATAATGTATGAGGTGCACTTGTTGCACTAATAACTAAATCTGCATTTGCTAAATACTTCTCCAAGTCAGAAAATAATATGGCTTCCCCATTTAAATCACGAGCTAACTCAACAGCGACATAAAAAGTTCGATTTGCTACAAAAATTGCTTTTAAATCTTTTTCAGCTAGTGCCTTTGCAACTAACCTACCCATTTTCCCAGCACCAACAACTAAAACATTTTTATTTTCTAAACTTCCTAAATGTTTTTCTGCTAAATCAATAGCAACTGATCCAATAGAAACAGAACCCTTATTAATATTAGTTTTATTTCTTACAACTTGCCCTACATGAATAGCTTTAGTAAAAAGAGTATCTAAAACTTTTCCACAGTGAAGATTTTTGCTTGCTTTATATTTAGCATCTTTAACTTGACCTAAAATTTGATCTTCACCAACAATCATTGATTCTAAACCAGCAGCCATACGTAATAAATGAATAATTGCATCTTCACCATGTTCAATAATTATCGCATTATTATCATGATCCAATAACTCTTCTTCAGCCATTATATAATCATTATGAATATAATACTCTTTACGATTACAAGTATGTATTTCAATGTATTCAGTAATTGAAAATCTTTCTTGCAACTTTAAAAACAATTCATCAATATCTTGAGCAATATTTTCCATTGAATGAATATCTGCTACTTTATGATCAACCCTTAAATTAAGTATCACTTAAATCCCCTATATTATCAATTAAATTTTTAATGTATTCTTTTGATTCATCAATCTTATTGTATTTAATTAAATTATTGACAGTTTCATCTTCAAAAATGTCATATAAAACATTTTTACGATCTTTTTGATTAGAAAGTTTTTTTTTAAGTAAAGACCTTGCAAAATTTTGAAGTTCAATTTCTAAAATATCTTCATCAGTAATAATTGACTGAATCTTTTTTCTTAATTGGCGAGCCATTAATGGACTTCTGCCATTTGTAAAAATAGAAATCTCAACATCAGCTATTTTAAAACTTGTTGGAATAATAATGTTTCCATCATCTGGTGCATCTGCTCGATTTAATAATTTATTACTTGCAATTTTTGAAACATACTCTGAAAGCTCTTTATCACCACTAGCTAAAATAACTAAATCAGCCCATTTAACTAAAGAATCCACTTCATCCGTTGATACTAAAATAGCTCCTTTACTTTTAAGTCCATCATCCAAATCACTTCCAGCTAATTTAACAAAAGCCCCATGATCTAAGAATCTATTTGCTCTACGAGTAGCTACTTCACCAGTACCTAATACAAATACTTTTAAATCAGAAGTTTTCAAATAACAAGAAGTCCAATTCATTTTAATCAGAATTCTCCAACATTTTTGCCCTTAATACTCTAACAGCAGCCCTTAAATCATTATTACAATCTGTTAAAATATTTATTGCTTCAATTTTAGAAACATTAAATGTTTCAGCTAATGATTCTGCTTTTTCATCAGCTGCTGGTTTTTCAACACCAGTTAATCTTTCAGATAACTCTTTTTTCAAATCTAAATACTCATCATGGCTCATTCCAATATTATTTAAAGTCATGTCTCTTAATGGACAAGGTTTAGATGGTTTGCAACACCATACTAATGATCCAAAACAAGTTCCTGCCCCTTCGCCTAATTTAGTTTCTCTTGCAAATTGAGTTTTAATATCAATATAATCTTGTGGAGTTAAATTAACTTCATCTAGTACATTTAATATAGGACATGGTTTAACCGGTGGACAACAAAATGCTAAACCCCTAACATCTCCTCCTCTACAAATATGAGACGGTGCGTCTTCCCAAGTCATATACTCCCTCCAAATCAAAGTTTAAAATATAAATTAATAATAATTAAAATATTAGTTTATTTATATAAATTTTAAATTATATAACCTTTTTTATAGTATATATAATCTCAAATATTAATTGATTAAGTATTTCATGTTAGAGAAATAGATAAATAAATTAATTAATGGAATACGCCATTTGATTTAAACAACAACACATATTAAAACATGAAAATTAATAACATTCCAACTGAAATAAGTAGAAAAAAAATTAAAAATATGTATATACGAGTATTGCCACCAATTGCTAATGTTAAAGTATCAGTACCTAAACATTTATCTGATAAAGAAATTTATGAGTTTATTGAATCTCATAAAGATTGGATTGAAAAAAAGAGAAGATATATTTTAGAAAATAAAATACAAGCTCCTTTAAAGTATAAGTCTGGTGAAACCCATTGCCTATGGGGTGAAAAATACATTTTAAAAGTAATATCTAATGAAAAAGTAAAAGATATTACTGTCAATAATGGAATTATTTATCTTCCTGTTTCAAAAAGAAGCACAATAAAAAGTAGAAAAAAAGCATTGAATGAATTTTATAGGTTAGAAATGAAAAAAAATATTCCTCCATTATTAAATAAATGTATAAATATTGTTGGAAAACAACCTAATGAAGTAAAAATAAGAGATATGAAAAATTGGGGTAATTGTCACTTTCAAGATAAACGAATCACATTAAATTTAAAATTAGCTACAAAACCACGAATCTGTTTAGAATATGTTATTATACATGAATTAACTCATTTAATTGAATTTAATCATAGTAAAAATTTTAAAAAATTAATGGAGGAATTCTTGCCAAATTGGCGTGAAATAAAAGAATTATTAAATAAATAAAAAGAAAAGAATATTATTTTTGTTCTTCTTTAAACATACCCCTTTTCTCATCAGGATTTAATATTTCAACCATTTCTTCAGGAGTACCCATATCAAGGATTTTACCTCCTCTCATTAAAGCAGCTCTGTCACAAACATCTAACACAAAGTCCATATCGTGAGAAATTATAATAAAAGTTTGCTCTAATTCTTTACGTGCTTTTAAAATTGAATCTGTAACAATAACACGAGTGATTGGATCCATTGTACCTGTTGGTTCATCTAAAATAATGAGTTTAGGTTCTTTAATAAGAACTTGTGCAAGAGCTATTCTGTGTTTTTCTCCTACACTTAATTCATCAGGGTATTTACTTAAAATTCCCTCGGCTGTTGCATCTGAAAATCCAACAGTAGTCAATACATGTATTGCTTTAATCTTAGCAAATTCTGCAGGTAAATCTAAGCTAATAGCATCAGTTAAATTTCCTAAAATGTCCCTGTGTGGGTATAAGGAATATTCTTGATGTAATAAACCAATATATGGCATTACACGGCCTCTATTAAGAGGGCCTACCTT belongs to Methanobrevibacter oralis and includes:
- the hemA gene encoding glutamyl-tRNA reductase; translated protein: MILNLRVDHKVADIHSMENIAQDIDELFLKLQERFSITEYIEIHTCNRKEYYIHNDYIMAEEELLDHDNNAIIIEHGEDAIIHLLRMAAGLESMIVGEDQILGQVKDAKYKASKNLHCGKVLDTLFTKAIHVGQVVRNKTNINKGSVSIGSVAIDLAEKHLGSLENKNVLVVGAGKMGRLVAKALAEKDLKAIFVANRTFYVAVELARDLNGEAILFSDLEKYLANADLVISATSAPHTLLTKERLLTINMDYSNLMIVDIANPRDVSEDVAELGVKLFNIDDLRDIADENTQLRINEFCEAEDIIEDEFNLLKGSFKIMEVEGTLANLRVSMEKIRQDETKKAASKLSDVDDSAKILNNLTNSIVNKIFFDISQKIKSAAKEDNEDVLSAVEYIFCE
- a CDS encoding precorrin-2 dehydrogenase/sirohydrochlorin ferrochelatase family protein gives rise to the protein MNWTSCYLKTSDLKVFVLGTGEVATRRANRFLDHGAFVKLAGSDLDDGLKSKGAILVSTDEVDSLVKWADLVILASGDKELSEYVSKIASNKLLNRADAPDDGNIIIPTSFKIADVEISIFTNGRSPLMARQLRKKIQSIITDEDILEIELQNFARSLLKKKLSNQKDRKNVLYDIFEDETVNNLIKYNKIDESKEYIKNLIDNIGDLSDT
- a CDS encoding methanogenesis marker 9 domain-containing protein, with the translated sequence MTWEDAPSHICRGGDVRGLAFCCPPVKPCPILNVLDEVNLTPQDYIDIKTQFARETKLGEGAGTCFGSLVWCCKPSKPCPLRDMTLNNIGMSHDEYLDLKKELSERLTGVEKPAADEKAESLAETFNVSKIEAINILTDCNNDLRAAVRVLRAKMLENSD
- a CDS encoding M48 family metallopeptidase produces the protein MKINNIPTEISRKKIKNMYIRVLPPIANVKVSVPKHLSDKEIYEFIESHKDWIEKKRRYILENKIQAPLKYKSGETHCLWGEKYILKVISNEKVKDITVNNGIIYLPVSKRSTIKSRKKALNEFYRLEMKKNIPPLLNKCINIVGKQPNEVKIRDMKNWGNCHFQDKRITLNLKLATKPRICLEYVIIHELTHLIEFNHSKNFKKLMEEFLPNWREIKELLNK